In the genome of Capra hircus breed San Clemente chromosome 5, ASM170441v1, whole genome shotgun sequence, one region contains:
- the CERS5 gene encoding ceramide synthase 5 isoform X1 codes for MATAAAGALGLLWGWLWSERFWLPQNVSWADFEGQGDGYGYPRARDILSVFPLAAGVFSVRLLFERFIAKPCALHVGIQDSGPYQAQPNAILEKVFMSITKYPDEKRLEGLSKQLDWDVRKIQCWFRHRRNQDKPPTLTKFCESMWRFTFYLCIFCYGIRFLWSSPWFWDTRQCWHSYPYQPLTSGLYYYYIMELAFYWSLMFSQFTDIKRKDFLIMFVHHLATIGLITFSYINNMVRVGTLVLCLHDVSDFLLEAAKLANYAKYQRLCDTLFVIFSAVFVVTRLGIYPFWILSTTLFESWEMIGPYPSWWLFNGLLLVLQVLHVIWSYLIARIAFKALIRGKVLKDDRSDVESSSEEEDITTNSKGPCGRSSSNGANRVNGHMGGSYWAEE; via the exons ATGGCGACAGCGGCGGCGGGCGCCCTGGGCCTGTTGTGGGGCTGGCTGTGGAGCGAGCGCTTCTGGCTGCCCCAGAACGTGAGCTGGGCCGACTTCGAGGGGCAGGGCGACGGCTACGGCTACCCGCGGGCCCGGGACATCCTCTCGGTGTTCCCACTGGCGGCGGGAGTGTTCTCCGTGAGGCTGCTCTTCGAGCG GTTTATTGCCAAACCCTGTGCACTCCATGTTGGCATACAGGACAGTGGTCCTTATCAGGCACAACCTAATGCTATCCTTGAAAAAGTGTTCATGTCTATTACCAAG TATCCTGATGAGAAAAGGCTGGAGGGCCTGTCAAAGCAACTAGACTGGGATGTCCGAAAAATCCAGTGCTGGTTTCGCCATCGGAGGAATCAGGACAAGCCCCCAACGCTCACTAAATTTTGTGAAAGCAT GTGGAGattcactttttatttatgtatattctgCTACGGAATTAGATTTCTCTGGTCG tcACCTTGGTTCTGGGACACCCGACAGTGCTGGCACAGTTACCCTTATCAG ccTCTCACAAGTGGACTTTATTACTATTATATCATGGAATTGGCTTTCTATTGGTCTCTTATGTTTTCTCAGTTTACAGACATTAAAAGAAAG GACTTTCTGATCATGTTTGTGCATCACCTGGCCACCATTGGGCTTATTACCTTCTCCTACATCAACAACATGGTTCGAGTGGGAACGCTGGTCTTGTGCCTACATGATGTCTCAGACTTCTTGCTGGAG gcagCCAAGCTAGCCAATTATGCCAAGTACCAGCGTCTCTGTGACACCCTTTTTGTGATCTTCAGTGCTGTTTTTGTGGTGACTCGCCTAGGAATCTATCCATTCTG GATCCTGAGCACGACCCTCTTTGAGAGTTGGGAGATGATCGGGCCCTATCCCTCCTGGTGGCTTTTCAATGGCCTTCTCCTGGTCCTGCAGGTTCTGCATGTCATCTGGTCCTACCTAATTGCACGAATTGCTTTCAAAGCCTTGATCCGAGGAAAG gtGCTTAAGGATGATCGCAGTGATGTGGAGAGCAGCTCAGAGGAAGAAGATATAACCACCAACTCAAAAGGTCCCTGTGGCCGCAGCTCCAGCAATGGTGCCAATCGGGTGAATGGTCACATGGGAGGCAGCTACTGGGCTGAAGAGTAA
- the CERS5 gene encoding ceramide synthase 5 isoform X2: protein MATAAAGALGLLWGWLWSERFWLPQNVSWADFEGQGDGYGYPRARDILSVFPLAAGVFSVRLLFERFIAKPCALHVGIQDSGPYQAQPNAILEKVFMSITKYPDEKRLEGLSKQLDWDVRKIQCWFRHRRNQDKPPTLTKFCESMWRFTFYLCIFCYGIRFLWSSPWFWDTRQCWHSYPYQPLTSGLYYYYIMELAFYWSLMFSQFTDIKRKDFLIMFVHHLATIGLITFSYINNMVRVGTLVLCLHDVSDFLLEAAKLANYAKYQRLCDTLFVIFSAVFVVTRLGIYPFWILSTTLFESWEMIGPYPSWWLFNGLLLVLQVLHVIWSYLIARIAFKALIRGKVTYPGRIRPRLCTLHSFLTSFLFSMPGGSWTVSPLACA, encoded by the exons ATGGCGACAGCGGCGGCGGGCGCCCTGGGCCTGTTGTGGGGCTGGCTGTGGAGCGAGCGCTTCTGGCTGCCCCAGAACGTGAGCTGGGCCGACTTCGAGGGGCAGGGCGACGGCTACGGCTACCCGCGGGCCCGGGACATCCTCTCGGTGTTCCCACTGGCGGCGGGAGTGTTCTCCGTGAGGCTGCTCTTCGAGCG GTTTATTGCCAAACCCTGTGCACTCCATGTTGGCATACAGGACAGTGGTCCTTATCAGGCACAACCTAATGCTATCCTTGAAAAAGTGTTCATGTCTATTACCAAG TATCCTGATGAGAAAAGGCTGGAGGGCCTGTCAAAGCAACTAGACTGGGATGTCCGAAAAATCCAGTGCTGGTTTCGCCATCGGAGGAATCAGGACAAGCCCCCAACGCTCACTAAATTTTGTGAAAGCAT GTGGAGattcactttttatttatgtatattctgCTACGGAATTAGATTTCTCTGGTCG tcACCTTGGTTCTGGGACACCCGACAGTGCTGGCACAGTTACCCTTATCAG ccTCTCACAAGTGGACTTTATTACTATTATATCATGGAATTGGCTTTCTATTGGTCTCTTATGTTTTCTCAGTTTACAGACATTAAAAGAAAG GACTTTCTGATCATGTTTGTGCATCACCTGGCCACCATTGGGCTTATTACCTTCTCCTACATCAACAACATGGTTCGAGTGGGAACGCTGGTCTTGTGCCTACATGATGTCTCAGACTTCTTGCTGGAG gcagCCAAGCTAGCCAATTATGCCAAGTACCAGCGTCTCTGTGACACCCTTTTTGTGATCTTCAGTGCTGTTTTTGTGGTGACTCGCCTAGGAATCTATCCATTCTG GATCCTGAGCACGACCCTCTTTGAGAGTTGGGAGATGATCGGGCCCTATCCCTCCTGGTGGCTTTTCAATGGCCTTCTCCTGGTCCTGCAGGTTCTGCATGTCATCTGGTCCTACCTAATTGCACGAATTGCTTTCAAAGCCTTGATCCGAGGAAAG GTGACCTATCCAGGAAGGATTAGACCCAGACTCTGTACTCTCCACTCTTTTCTcacctccttccttttttctatGCCTGGTGGGAGCTGGACAGTTTCACCTCTTGCAT gtGCTTAA
- the CERS5 gene encoding ceramide synthase 5 isoform X3, which yields MAALITLLDTDQCWVQTEFQQQGFIAKPCALHVGIQDSGPYQAQPNAILEKVFMSITKYPDEKRLEGLSKQLDWDVRKIQCWFRHRRNQDKPPTLTKFCESMWRFTFYLCIFCYGIRFLWSSPWFWDTRQCWHSYPYQPLTSGLYYYYIMELAFYWSLMFSQFTDIKRKDFLIMFVHHLATIGLITFSYINNMVRVGTLVLCLHDVSDFLLEAAKLANYAKYQRLCDTLFVIFSAVFVVTRLGIYPFWILSTTLFESWEMIGPYPSWWLFNGLLLVLQVLHVIWSYLIARIAFKALIRGKVLKDDRSDVESSSEEEDITTNSKGPCGRSSSNGANRVNGHMGGSYWAEE from the exons aTGGCTGCCTTAATTACCCTTCTGGATACTGATCAATGCTGGGTCCAAACTGAGTTCCAACAGCAAGG GTTTATTGCCAAACCCTGTGCACTCCATGTTGGCATACAGGACAGTGGTCCTTATCAGGCACAACCTAATGCTATCCTTGAAAAAGTGTTCATGTCTATTACCAAG TATCCTGATGAGAAAAGGCTGGAGGGCCTGTCAAAGCAACTAGACTGGGATGTCCGAAAAATCCAGTGCTGGTTTCGCCATCGGAGGAATCAGGACAAGCCCCCAACGCTCACTAAATTTTGTGAAAGCAT GTGGAGattcactttttatttatgtatattctgCTACGGAATTAGATTTCTCTGGTCG tcACCTTGGTTCTGGGACACCCGACAGTGCTGGCACAGTTACCCTTATCAG ccTCTCACAAGTGGACTTTATTACTATTATATCATGGAATTGGCTTTCTATTGGTCTCTTATGTTTTCTCAGTTTACAGACATTAAAAGAAAG GACTTTCTGATCATGTTTGTGCATCACCTGGCCACCATTGGGCTTATTACCTTCTCCTACATCAACAACATGGTTCGAGTGGGAACGCTGGTCTTGTGCCTACATGATGTCTCAGACTTCTTGCTGGAG gcagCCAAGCTAGCCAATTATGCCAAGTACCAGCGTCTCTGTGACACCCTTTTTGTGATCTTCAGTGCTGTTTTTGTGGTGACTCGCCTAGGAATCTATCCATTCTG GATCCTGAGCACGACCCTCTTTGAGAGTTGGGAGATGATCGGGCCCTATCCCTCCTGGTGGCTTTTCAATGGCCTTCTCCTGGTCCTGCAGGTTCTGCATGTCATCTGGTCCTACCTAATTGCACGAATTGCTTTCAAAGCCTTGATCCGAGGAAAG gtGCTTAAGGATGATCGCAGTGATGTGGAGAGCAGCTCAGAGGAAGAAGATATAACCACCAACTCAAAAGGTCCCTGTGGCCGCAGCTCCAGCAATGGTGCCAATCGGGTGAATGGTCACATGGGAGGCAGCTACTGGGCTGAAGAGTAA
- the LOC102170668 gene encoding cytochrome c oxidase assembly protein COX14 gives MPTAKQLADIGYKTFSTSMMLLTVYGGYLCSVRAYHYFQRRSSQRQAAEEQKTSGAL, from the coding sequence ATGCCAACTGCCAAGCAACTAGCTGACATTGGCTACAAGACCTTCTCCACCTCCATGATGCTCCTCACGGTGTATGGGGGCTACCTCTGCAGTGTCCGAGCCTACCACTATTTCCAGCGGCGCAGCTCCCAGCGCCAGGCTGCAGAAGAACAGAAGACCTCAGGAGCCCTATAG